In Aspergillus fumigatus Af293 chromosome 2, whole genome shotgun sequence, a genomic segment contains:
- a CDS encoding putative sister chromatid cohesion protein Mis4 — protein MDQNWSPAVQVVINGRPQAQGHSSGGPSQRRTRPLSVDEALQYSPMSSAPVFGLDCILRPDVGRPPTTTSINHILQSGRTVLNELNAEIQSGHDESSRLETSREYLQQLLDGDQLTEFKFKLPSGSAQAKSSLPSPPSEHASGRNELGPFAKMMLDATDIAFRYPTSTEVKIEKPMRKSPAWNEQAHRANNATPASYNQSAYPASQLSVIIPVKPIHTLDEHGTSKKRKLNNDVEDLTMVRLKDQKEEADAALVKLQDLFHEVFQAEDQVESETTAGGSTGRQDSLFSVAHFLDTNGPILSSEAHSRLQKAMKKVVGFNRLQDIPSEYLSRLRKLSERPIIAAQSPDLRLDDPSNDSETQEWLQKVDDMLNALLAVGTLLQTMSGSRTERDLCPEDLIEAIPNVFNQIFDHCVIPAVEARPGGKEARYFEFFSSQKRIIGGVIQQSKKILGLFADFLSRIDVSEGTITATEFFAAKLIFVENAHSEKESAVGFQKYESVRRGAMDVLAKIFSRYPAQRPFILDEILVSLEKLPSTRQSARQFKLADGKSIQLLTALVMQLVQTTALDTPSSKTRKSKRTLSAADDDEESQENEEDLDEDDDEDQTDASLERLATKVNRLYDNAVRSAQYIVKFIVQRAMTSTKTGDQPFRNILDIFTEDLIGVLGSTDWPAAELLLRIMASHMIGIADLDKSPATAKSMALELLGWMGSAISDLVVTAQHLLPSMEESDSELSVYLRQLFEDYSNHALHPQDLVVPEGPYRIALEYFLQAQSSDNWQLSSARGYYLAQWAKTVCSVYYNSEDRDVVPDGEATEGLVVLLTKLFSEPLWLETHRHFDRISTAHGRFAYVLTVLNSSFCKAFDTILKVLLNSIASDQAKVRSRSLKSVIYMLEKDPSLLDRDASVMRVILRCATDASPMVRDSALSLIAKCIALKPKLEEDGCRSILTCAADPTAGVRKRCIGLLKDIYLKTSRTELKLAIVDSFLQRTTDTEESVATLARQTFEEVWLTPFHELIDSSQDGSKLRVGLGERVTLIASLVQRSETALETLGFCLKKILSDNSKTASLNFKVCKAMVATMFEKLVEDESSEKEFQQALLQTITVFAKANAKLFSPDQLETLHPYIGNLATAEDLFIFRSVVVIYRCVLPYLSSAHNSLLKEVQNDLFKSVAKLARSELNEVMACLWTINGVLRNTDRLVKLTISVLKPIQHYRNVDLADNANSAIVARAKSYIRIAGCVGRHCDLEKYEPHFKNAFPSWKGGSVAGLMIDSIVPFTLPKQPLELRVMALESVGSICQSWPAQFSRDEPRKILSMVFKEDNASLQNIVLKSFAEFFAMHEGKAEKSVVPSAEKADQENSTRLGGSLKASDNDGAAALIAQHFLQSMLRVAQSRQDAYALTAIELIASINRQGLVHPKECAGVLVSLETSTVPAIAKVAFDTHKMLHQQYESMFEREYMRAVQEAFYYQRDVVGDPSGALARPYVAKLAPLFDIIKTSNSRYQKKFLSNLCSKVDFELKKLDSTGDPPEHLLLTRFVAQNLAFFDYGQLAELVSAVECMERIVSATGTVVAHSIEIEIFPPRMEAPLGELSSEPVPQGPGNAEPLPQVNPSVLRQLATAAASLSMLWEARTYLRRLYGIHAHVREKDGKAAAKELNKSATKVQGVTGDKFWDAISRNMEALNSEDQMISKCREFATLLAIDDEFKVGQDEDAEGNSFDAVADLDDTGPGPGSLGGQRPGKRKNSVSSQNPAKRPRGRKSGSGKKRASTEPEDDMIWD, from the exons ACTGTATACTGCGCCCTGATGTTGGCCGACctcccaccaccacctcaaTCAATCACATCCTTCAATCGGGTCGAACGGTCTTGAATGAACTAAATGCTGAGATACAATCCGGGCATGATGAGTCAAGTCGGTTGGAGACATCTCGCGAATATCTCCAGCAATTGCTTGACGGAGACCAGTTGACAGAATT CAAGTTCAAACTTCCCTCTGGATCCGCTCAGGCCAAGAGTTCCCTGCCGAGCCCACCCTCCGAGCACGCTTCTGGTCGGAATGAGCTTGGCCCGTTTGCAAAAATGATGCTAGATGCTACAGACATAGCATTTCGAT ATCCTACCTCGACGGAAGTCAAGATCGAAAAGCCAATGAGGAAATCCCCGGCGTGGAACGAGCAAGCGCATCGAGCGAATAATGCTACCCCGGCGTCTTACAATCAGTCGGCTTACCCAGCAAGCCAGCTGTCTGTCATTATCCCAGTCAAGCCTATACATACTCTGGACGAACATGGCACgtcgaagaagagaaagctCAATAACGATGTGGAGGACCTTACTATGGTTCGGCTGAAGGATCAAAAAGAGGAGGCAGATGCTGCTCTTGTAAAACTACAGGATCTGTTTCACGAGGTATTCCAGGCGGAGGATCAAGTTGAATCAGAAACAACTGCTGGTGGATCGACCGGACGACAAGATTCCCTTTTCTCGGTTGCTCACTTCCTTGACACAAACGGGCCTATACTCTCATCTGAAGCCCATAGCCGTCTTCAGAAGGCTATGAAAAAGGTTGTTGGTTTCAACCGGCTTCAGGACATCCCATCGGAGTATTTGAGTAGATTACGGAAACTTTCTGAGAGGCCAATCATTGCAGCACAATCACCCGATCTCAGACTGGACGACCCGTCAAATGATTCTGAAACCCAAGAGTGGCTGCAAAAAGTCGATGATATGCTGAATGCTCTACTCGCAGTGGGTACACTGTTGCAGACAATGTCTGGCTCTCGGACGGAAAGGGATCTCTGTCCGGAGGATCTGATCGAGGCCATTCCGAATGTATTCAATCAGATTTTCGATCACTGCGTCATTCCAGCAGTTGAGGCCCGCCCTGGAGGCAAAGAAGCCAGGTATTTTGAGTTCTTCTCTTCACAGAAGCGTATTATAGGGGGTGTTATCCAGCAAAGTAAAAAGATTCTTGGCCTCTTTGCCGACTTTCTGTCGCGCATTGATGTCTCTGAAGGGACAATCACCGCGACTGAGTTTTTCGCTGCAAAACTAATTTTCGTGGAGAACGCGCATTCTGAAAAGGAATCTGCCGTCGGTTTCCAGAAGTATGAATCAGTTCGCCGCGGAGCAATGGATGTCCTGGCAAAGATTTTCTCCAGGTATCCCGCTCAGCGTCCGTTCATTCTCGACGAGATTCTTGTGTCTCTGGAAAAGCTTCCGTCCACGCGGCAAAGTGCCAGGCAATTCAAGCTGGCCGATGGTAAGAGTATCCAGCTTCTGACCGCTTTGGTCATGCAGCTTGTACAGACCACTGCCCTTGACACTCCATCGTCCAAAACACGAAAATCGAAGCGTACTCTCTCGGcagccgacgatgacgaagagtCTCAAGAAAATGAGGAAGActtggacgaagatgacgatgaggatcaGACTGATGCATCTCTGGAGCGTCTCGCAACGAAAGTCAACCGTCTCTACGATAATGCGGTCCGCAGTGCGCAATATATCGTCAAGTTCATAGTTCAACGTGCAATGACATCTACCAAGACTGGCGACCAACCTTTTCGCAACATTCTTGATATCTTCACCGAGGATCTGATTGGTGTCCTGGGTTCAACAGATTGGCCGGCGGCTGAACTACTTCTTCGCATCATGGCGTCTCATATGATTGGTATTGCAGATCTTGATAAGAGCCCTGCCACTGCGAAAAGCATggctctggagcttctggGCTGGATGGGATCCGCCATATCGGATCTAGTTGTGACCGCTCAGCACTTGCTTCCCTCGATGGAAGAGTCCGATAGTGAACTCAGTGTCTATTTGAGACAGTTGTTCGAGGACTACTCCAACCATGCTTTACATCCTCAAGACCTAGTTGTGCCAGAAGGTCCGTATCGGATAGCTCTCGAGTACTTTCTACAGGCACAGTCATCGGACAACTGGCAGCTCTCCAGTGCTCGGGGTTATTACTTGGCGCAATGGGCAAAGACCGTCTGTTCCGTCTATTATAATTCCGAAGACAGGGACGTTGTACCTGATGGCGAAGCTACCGAAGGCCTTGTGGTACTCTTAACGAAGTTGTTCTCCGAGCCGCTGTGGTTGGAAACTCATAG ACACTTCGATAGGATATCAACCGCTCATGGGCGGTTCGCTTACGTTTTGACCGTTTTAAACTCGAGTTTTTGCAAGGCTTTTGATACGatcctcaaagtcctcctcaATTCGATTGCTAGTGATCAGGCAAAGGTTCGCAGTCGGAGTCTAAAAAGCGTGATCTATATGCTGGAAAAAGACCCAAGTCTTCTAGACAGAGACGCATCAGTCATGCGCGTTATCCTTCGATGCGCAACGGATGCCTCGCCGATGGTTCGCGACTCGGCGCTTTCATTGATCGCGAAATGCATTGCTCTGAAACCAAAgttggaagaggatgggTGCAGGAGCATCCTGACCTGCGCAGCCGACCCTACAGCTGGTGTGAGGAAGCGCTGCATTGGACTGCTTAAAGATATTTATCTCAAGACATCTCGCACCGAATTGAAGCTGGCTATAGTCGATAGCTTTCTCCAACGGACAACAGATACAGAAGAAAGCGTAGCCACTTTGGCGCGACAGACTTTTGAGGAGGTTTGGCTTACCCCGTTTCATGAGCTTATCGATTCATCACAAGATGGCTCGAAGCTCAGAGTTGGTCTGGGAGAGCGGGTGACGTTGATCGCAAGCTTGGTGCAGCGCAGCGAGACTGCTCTCGAAACATTAGGGTTTTgtttgaagaagattctaTCGGACAATTCCAAGACGGCCTCATTGAACTTCAAAGTTTGCAAAGCGATGGTTGCAACGATGTTCGAAAAGTTAGTTGAGGATGAGAGCTCGGAGAAGGAGTTCCAGCAGGCTCTCCTTCAAACGATCACAGTATTTGCCAAGGCAAATGCGAAGCTATTCAGCCCTGATCAACTAGAGACCCTTCATCCTTACATCGGCAATCTCGCCACTGCGGAGGATTTGTTCATTTTCAGATCCGTGGTGGTAATTTATCGCTGTGTCTTGCCATACCTTTCGTCCGCTCACAATAGTCTTCTGAAAGAAGTGCAAAACGATCTTTTCAAAAGTGTAGCCAAACTTGCTCGCTCAGAGCTCAACGAAGTTATGGCCTGTTTGTGGACAATCAATGGCGTTTTGCGCAACACTGACAGACTCGTGAAACTGACCATATCGGTTTTGAAACCGATTCAACATTATCGAAATGTCGATCTTGCAGATAATGCTAATTCTGCTATTGTGGCCAGAGCCAAGAGCTATATTCGAATTGCCGGCTGCGTCGGGCGGCATTGCGATCTAGAGAAGTATGAGCCTCACTTCAAGAACGCTTTTCCGTCTTGGAAAGGCGGATCGGTGGCTGGGTTAATGATCGACTCCATTGTCCCTTTTACTCTCCCGAAACAGCCTCTGGAACTCAGGGTTATGGCGTTAGAGAGCGTGGGCTCGATATGCCAGTCCTGGCCAGCTCAGTTCAGCCGGGATGAACCGAGAAAGATTCTTTCCATGGTCttcaaagaagacaatgcAAGCCTTCAGAATATCGTACTGAAATCCTTTGCGGAGTTTTTTGCCATGCACGAGGGCAAAGCAGAGAAGTCAGTCGTGCCGTCTGCTGAAAAAGCGGACCAGGAGAACTCAACCAGACTGGGTGGCTCATTAAAAGCAAGTGACAACGACGGGGCTGCCGCTCTGATAGCTCAACACTTCCTACAGAGCATGCTTCGAGTCGCGCAATCTCGGCAGGACGCGTACGCTCTCACTGCCATTGAATTAATTGCTAGCATTAACCGTCAAGGACTGGTTCATCCCAAAGAATGCGCAGGCGTGTTGGTTTCACTGGAGACATCCACTGTGCCAGCCATTGCCAAGGTTGCGTTTGACACACACAAAATGTTGCATCAACAGTATGAATCAATGTTTGAAAGAGAATATATGAGAGCCGTTCAGGAGGCTTTCTATTACCAACGCGATGTGGTCGGTGATCCCAGCGGCGCTTTGGCCCGACCTTACGTCGCAAAATTGGCACCGCTTTTTGATATTATCAAAACCAGTAACAGTCGGTATCAGAAAAAATTTCTGTCCAACCTGTGTTCGAAGGTAGACTTCGAATTGAAGAAGCTCGACAGCACTGGGGATCCGCCAGAGCATCTTCTACTTACGCGATTTGTGGCTCAAAACCTGGCATTCTTCGATTATGGCCAGCTTGCTGAGCTGGTCTCAGCAGTTGAGTGCATGGAGCGCATTGTCTCCGCGACAGGAACAGTCGTAGCCCATTCAATCGAAATAGAGATTTTTCCGCCTAGGATGGAGGCACCACTGGGAGAACTGTCATCCGAACCTGTGCCACAAGGGCCAGGCAATGCAGAGCCTCTACCCCAGGTCAATCCGTCCGTGTTACGGCAACTAGCGACAGCAGCCGCATCCCTCTCAATGCTTTGGGAGGCTCGAACATACCTTCGCCGTCTGTACGGGATACATGCCCATGTACGAGAGAAGGACGGCAAAGCTGCGGCCAAGGAGCTGAACAAGTCCGCCACCAAAGTGCAAGGTGTGACCGGCGACAAATTTTGGGACGCCATATCTCGGAACATGGAAGCACTGAATAGCGAAGATCAAATGATCAGCAAATGTCGAGAATTTGCCACCTTGCTTGCGATTGACGATGAATTCAAGGTCGGccaggatgaggatgctgaAGGCAACAGCTTCGACGCTGTCGCTGACCTAGACGACACCGGGCCTGGTCCAGGTTCCCTCGGTGGGCAGCGACCTGGCAAACGGAAGAATTCTGTTTCATCTCAAAATCCCGCGAAGCGACCCCGTGGAAGAAAGAGCGGCTCTGGCAAGAAAAGAGCCAGCACTGAACCAGAGGATGACATGATTTGGGACTAA